A genomic window from Elaeis guineensis isolate ETL-2024a chromosome 3, EG11, whole genome shotgun sequence includes:
- the LOC140856101 gene encoding uncharacterized protein, which produces MLGDIMRRRGRYAGVQFQFSQTEAGTSSSAQQPEASSAAQHSEPCPSSSAQHDPPVHQPDDEIHVQDGSGRVRPRRGPTVVRDVWQMREGEKIVVECNQLGQPIKKAACLLTSFLGIVARRPQLCPLGYAKWNDMLPTYKVELLRVIESKFVLPPSTHDFVMKSLNRKWKEYRAQLKKDYMRQGMTEEEVARNCPPDVPPHQWMELVHYWFSERAQTYSAIGRAARAAQSVPHTSGSKSYVRLRQEFEDEHGREPGQVEFYRMTHTHQDGTFVRDESRDLYERATSLIAECDDESAASTQQSRIEVEVFTELMGPERYGRVRGYGVGVTPTQLSEVSRYTQHAAADAQDSRVRRLEAEIQEIRQSRAAEMEEMRQSRAEMQAMRGQIDRFTSLLEMYGSSQAPGISGTRRDSGTSRGDNDDHPPAD; this is translated from the exons atgctaggtgacatcatgcgtcgcaggggacgatatgctggtgtgcagttccagttttcacagacagaggccggtacgtcttcttcagcacagcagcctgaggccagttcagctgcacagcattctgagccctgtccttcatcatcagcacagcacgatcctcctgttcatcagccagatgatgagatacacgtgcagg acggatccgggagagtacgccccagacgcggacccacagtagtacgagatgtgtggcagatgcgtgagggcgagaagattgttgtggagtgcaatcagctaggtcagccaattaagaaagctgcctgcttattgacttcatttttggggattgttgctcggaggcctcagctatgtccgttgggctatgcaaaatggaatgacatgcttccaacgtacaaagttgagctcctccgagttatagag agcaagtttgttctccctccatccactcatgattttgtaatgaagtctctcaaccgcaaatggaaagaatatagagcacaattgaagaaggactatatgagacagggtatgacagaggaggaggttgctaggaattgtcctcctgatgtaccacctcatcagtggatggagttggttcattattggttctccgagagggcacag acttattctgctattggtagagctgcacgagcagctcagtctgttcctcatacatcggggtcgaagagttatgtacgactccgacaggagttt gaggatgagcatgggagggaacccggacaagtggagttttaccggatgactcatactcatcaggatggtacttttgttcgagatgagtcgagagatttatat gagagggctacatctctcattgcggagtgtgacgacgagtccgcagcatctacgcagcagagccgtatcgaggtcgaggtattcacagagttgatgggaccagagcgctacggccgagtgaggggttatggagtaggagtcacccccactcagttatctgaggttagtagatatacgcagcatgctgcagcagatgctcaggattcacgcgttcgcagactcgaggcagagatacaggagattagacagagtcgtgccgctgagatggaggagatgcgacagagccgtgccgagatgcaggccatgaggggacagattgatcgctttacatctttattagagatgtatggttcatctcag gctcctggcatatcaggcacccgtcgagatagcggcacgtcacgtggagacaacgacgaccatccgcctgcagattga